The genomic window gcggcgacacTCAGACAACACCcaagagcggcggcggtagcaGCCTGACCACGGTAGAGGAGCTGAAGGCCGCTCACGCGGTGGAGCTCCAAGCGAAAAGGGCGCTTTACGCCAAGATGGAGGAGGACCTGAAGCAGCGGTACGCATGCGAGGCCGCCGATGCGGCGGGGGCGACCACGGAGATGCAGCAGAGCGCCCTGGTTGCCAAAGCAGTGGACATGGAAATGGATTTGTACATCCAGCAGGCCACCGCGCGGTACGATCGCATGCGTGCCGAGGCCGCGGCAAAGCGCGACAAGGCGCTCGCCGACCACCAGCTGGCGATGGAGGCTTACGAGCGGCGAAAGCTAGAGGTGGAGGCTCGCCAGGCGCGAGAGCAGCAAGAGGCGCAAGAGGCCTTTATCCAAAGCCGgctcagcaccgccgtggaAGTGGAGAGGACGAAGCTGGCCGCTGACCATGCGGCGGCCATGGCGCGTCTGGCTGCGCGGTACGACGAGGAGCGCGACGCTGTgaaggcggaggtggaggaggagatggccGCCTATGAGGCAGCCGTGCGGCAGGAGATCAAGACCGCAGCGAgcacgacagcggcgtctgCGGACAAAGTTCAGGGGGCGACAGCGCCCTCTGCCACGGCTGACACCGGAGAAGGCACAGCGGCGACAGAGGCGCTCTGCTCGCAGGTGCAAAAACAGCACGCCGACCGGCACGCGGAGTGGATGTCTAGGAAGCGCGTCcaagcggcgcagcgagcCGCACTGGAGGAAAAGCAGGCAACGCTGCAGGCACAGAAGCGGCGTGCCGAGCAGCACGTGGAGGCGTTGAAGGAGGAGGTCACCAATCTCGTCGCGGCCGTGCAGGCCGCCGAGGCCCGGCAGCCCTCTCCATCATCTCCTTCCACTCCTTCACGTTCGCCCCCTGCGTCGACCTTGGCGAGTGTGGCGACCGCGGGTGGCCATCTGCGATCTATGCACGAGGCATCGATGCAGGCCCTCGAGCAAGGCTACCGCTCTCAGGAAGCCGCCCTGGAAGCCGAGCTGCAGACATGGCGAGGCAAGATACGTGCTCTTcagcagtcgcagctgcagcaatCGTACGCGTCGACCAGCTTGAGCACTCCACGGCAGCAGGTGCTCACCGACGCTGCTCACCTGGGAAGTGCGGCGATGCGCCCGACATCGACGTCATACGTACTCCACCGCCATCCGAGCCCCATCGCtactgcggctgccggcgcatcgctgctgaACACGCCGACAATCTCTATGTCGTTGGAGGACTCGCCCTGGCAGCCCACCACCCGCGCTGGCTTACCACTACTGCAAAATGGAATGATGGCTTGCGGCCCTTCGTTGGCTAGCGGTGTGCCaggcaccaccgcggcgatTCTGTCCTatcaacagcaacagcgcgCTCTCCAGCAGCGTCAAGCCTCGCTAGAGGCGGCTCGTGAGGCGTGGCAACTTCACCGAAGGCGGAAagcagagctgcagcagcaggagcagagCCGCTTAAACCTCAGTGCCCTTGCGGCCGCTTCGCAGCAGGATCAAACGCATGAGGGTGTCGAGCCAAGCATACTGGGCGCCGTTGGCGGCGTGCACCGCAGCCATCAAGAGCTGCTCAGCCTCGTTTTGTCTCGCCTTATCGAGCGTCTTGACGCCGTGACGGGGCAGgccgtgcagctgcagcaccagcatGATCAGCAGCGCTATTCCCGCAGCCAatctgcagcgcgtgcaggcgTCCGCGCTGAGACGGCGTCctcgccgcacgcgcgcgcacacagtgCGCATAGCCACCACTGCGATGCCCGCAGTCTACCACAGCGGGGCAGCGTGGTGCCCATGACCGCCCTTCAGCCTCGTCACTCGACGCTAATGaacgccgccgacgccgcctcctcggccaAGGTGGCGTCATCGACAAAGCCGTCTTCTTTTTCGGCCAGGGAGAGGGCCTCCCCATCTGTACGCCACAGCAGGAGCGGAAACCGCGTTGGCGGCGCCGAAGGCGagacgcgccgcggcggcgcctcgtccagcAACGTCTCATCCAAGTGGAGCATGCTCTTGTcacagcaccaccgtcaccgtaGTTGATGAGGTGACGGACGTCTTGGCTAGCCGACAGGAGAGGCGGCTGAGGTCTCTCGTCTTCCGCTTCTGCCCGCCTTTTGATCTTCCCGAGATCATCAACGCGCTCGTCGgccttccccttctccctctctccttccctgcACCTCCGGCTCCCAGGCGCAGCCGTTcccttgcccttctcctcttggCTCGTTCTGCCACGCGCAGAGGAAGCAGATAAGCCAAGCAGGCGAGTGCTTCCATAGAGGCGCAGGCGTTTTTCACCTTTTGTTGCAcgccgcacccacccacccacatatccatctatatatatatgcatacaCGCCACCTCCGCAGGTGTCCGCTGACGCACTCCGATCAGAAAGGTATCACGTCGAACGCTGCCGACCTTTCAACACGCATCCAAGCGAactgtttgtgtgtgtgggggggggctggGCGCGATGAACACTGCTGCTGATACGTCACCCCTGCTTCTCTTTCTGCCCCGCACGATTTGCCGCTCGACGTTGAGGAGGGCGGTATAtgcgttgttgctgctgctgctgtcatGGCCCTTTGGTCTCATGCTTCTCATGCTCTTTCTATGCGACTGCCCCATCTTGTTCCTTCTCCGTCAGCGTATGCGGCTGACCACGTACGCGAGCCGTTCGTTGCCGTATCCGGCTGTTTCAACccaacccctccccctctctctctcttgcccctcccccgcttctGCATACGCACTCATCGTCCTCGTTCGCCACTTTTACTGCCTCCGTTTCCCTTTGGCTGCTCCCGTGCACCTCTTCTTcatgcgtgtctgcgtgtgcgcatgcccaccgccgctgctcgatcgacgcgtatgtgtgtgcctggGGGCGCTTCTCCCACACTGGCATACGGCGTCGCcggccctccccccccccccccgcccgcTCGCTCACTCTTTGCCTGCGTTGACGcgagaggcgaaggagagagagagagagccacTGCATGCTCTTGCGTGATACGCGCGCATACCCCAACACCCCGCAACTCTGCACGAGGATGCTTGCTCATCGCGGCACAATTGCCAAGGATGGCGATGTAGTGCTCGTTGTGCATGGTCACCAGAACATCGTCCCTcttgtgctgcagcgcggcgctgttCTGCACTGCAAGGCCGGCAAGTTTGACCACAACAACATCATTGGCCAACCCCTCGGCATATATGTTAAGGGACGTAGCAATCAGAAAAACGACCCGCGGGAGCCGTCGGTGCTCGTTTTGCAGAACAGCGCAGACATGTGGACGCAAGCGGTGCCGCACCGCACGCAGATCATTTACGATACCGACATCGCCGTCATTCTTTCAAACCTGCGCCTCGGGCCTGGTaagaaggtggtggaggcggggaCGGGTAGCGGAAGCCTGACCCACTCCCTGGCCAAGGCGGTAGCCCCGAGCGGGTGCGTGTACACCTGTGACTTTCACAAGCAACGCTGCCTGGAGGCGCGTGCCGAGTTTCGTGGCAACGGCCTCGACTCCCACCTCGTATGCAGTCAGTGGCGTGACGTGTGCACTACCAACACGGGCGCCGCTGACGTCGTCGACGGCGTTGATGCGGATGTCGCGGCAATGGAGGCGCCGCTCACCGGCTTTGGCGTGCCGGCAGCTTCAGTAGACGCCATCTTCCTCGATGTTCCCGCACCGTGGGCGGCCATCGAGAACGTTTGCCATGTGCTCAAGGAGGGTGGGATGCTGTGCACCTTCTCGCCTTGCGTGGAGCAGACGCAGCGGACagtggaggcgctgcgggccgCTCCGCACCACTTCGTCGACATCCGCACAGTGGAAGCCCTCACGAAGTTCTTCGAACCCGTCTTCAAGCGTGCACGCGATGCACCCGATCGAGACTGCACCAAGTTCCGCGCGAGCTGCGTGTCGAAGGGCCATAGCGCCTACTTGACTGTAGCGCGACGGCGCCTGGCCAAGTCGGAAAGGCTCGAGGCGAGTGGGGCGGAGAAGAACGGCGTGGAGGGAGCAACAACGGCGTagtgccgcgtcgccgtctctcgctctctcttcatTCACTAAGCGCGCTCGCCCCCCTCCTGACGGTGGTGCCACATTTGTGCACAACGTAGCAATGGACGCGTAAGCAAGTAAGCGGCATGCGCACGGGGCCATGCCTAAAAAATACGGCACAAGAGCGAAATGAGCGGCATCAGAGGAAGCGGAAGGgcatgcgcgtgcagcgGGTGTTGTGGTGGGGAAGATGGTGATATGTGAGGCCCGGCGCGagctccgccaccgcagctgtTTTCCTTGAACACCGAGGTGCGGGGTGCTGTGCAGGTTGAAGCAGAAAGCAAGTGCAAACAGGTAACTACAGCACTTggtcgaggagctgcacgcgTGTCTCACTAAGggcgagagggcgaggggtaggagggggcggcggggcTCCCCACCCTTCCCTGCGCGGCTGCCCAGACTCCCTTCTCTGtttgtcgccgtcgctgcacgTGGTCTGACGAGGCTGAGAGCATCGGCGCCTTCTTCAGCTGAAACCGCGATCGAGTAATCTGTTCTCTTGCCGCCCCCGTACTTGCCGCTctttcctcccttcctccttctgTCTCTGCCACACGCATACGTGCTtgggtgcgcgtgcgacgTTCACGTCctttctttccttttctctttcggCACATCGCGGGAGGCCGGACACAGGCGGGAGCGTCAGCGTACAGTCAGTACTTTATCGGCAGGGGCCTGACATAGCTACCCATACAAACACCCCACAGAGCCGGTCAACGACACTCAAGCGTTCTTgttcgtcgtcggcgtcagcGTCATGACCCCCTTGGCCCCCAGCTCCTTTAAaggccagctgctgctcgcacTCATGCTCAGCATTGGTCTCAAGGTACTCACCTTCTCCCTCAGCACCATCCTCACACGACTCCTGCTGCCGTACCAGAATGGCGTGTACTTCACCTTCAACGTGTACAACGACGCCGTACTGTTCATTGCGCGGGAGGCGACCCGCAACGTAGCGTCTCGGCTGCCCATCATAGAGCCGAGCGCAGAAGCGGAAGACAGCGCCGAGCACCACGGCaaaggcggcgcggctcaTGAGATGAGCCCTGCTGAGCGAGGTCGCGCACCTTCAGCGCCATCCGCTTCGTCTGCGCGGACGCCGGCGAGCTTGGTGAGGGTGGCCAACGTCCGTGCGGTGGTGAGCATAGCCTTCTGCTCTGTGCCGCTTGCCATCGTCGTGGCCGCGGTGTTGGAGGCTCTCGGTACGTGCCTCGGCGTAGCGTCATTCGTTCCTTCCATGAtgcagcacgcgcgtgccAGCCAGCAGGTCTTCCGCAAGGCGGAGAACGCCAGCGGCCTCGACGGCGCAAGCACACTGACGGGGCTCCCGTTTCTTCTGCTTCCGTACATGCCGGAGatgacggtggtgctgtgCGCTGTCCTTATGGCAGCCGTGGAGCCGTGCGTCGTGCTCGTTCAGTCGCTGAACCTGTTCCGTGTGGTTGTTCTGGCCGAGTGCGCGACGCTGGTAGCGCGGCTGTGCACCATCATCGGCATTGTGTACGCTTGCCAGCGCtacagcgccggcggccgcacACCCCATGGCGAGGTGGGCAATGGGCTGCGCACCATGTGGGAGGCACGTATGGCGTTGGCGTTTGGCCAGCTCGCGTACGCGATAACGCATGTGATCTACTACTCGCTGGTCCTGTCGGGACTCCCAGTGGCTCGCTGGctcggctgcagcaccgcaatGGAGCAAGTgcgagcggcagcactgcTGGCGCATGCAAGGGACATGAGACAGTCAGAGCAGGATACAGGTGCAGGTGGGTCTGCTGGTGATGCAAAGGCGGCGCCGTCTTCGGCGCTTGCCGCCCCGTTACAGGCGGGACGATGGGCGACCTTTGCCTTTCCCTTCTGCTTCTACTCCATTGTGGACAGCGTCGCAGTCTGCCGGCGCTACGCCGCTCTCTTCAGCACGTTCCTGCGCGAAAGCCTGCTGCGACTGGTGCTGTCCGAGGGGGAGAGCCTCACGCTGACCTCTCTCGGCTCCGAGACGGCGCGGGGGTACTACCAGCTCATCTCTAGCCTCGGCTCTCTCGTCGCCCGCCTGCTCTTCCGCATCTGGGAGAACGCCTGCTTCGTCAAGTGGAGTCGCGAGGCCTCGCTGGGCCACCGACACACCGCCGTGCAGTTGCTGAAGCTGATGCTGCGCCTAGCCTTCTATGTCAGTTTCTCATTCACCCTGTTAGGCCCCCCGCTGGCAAAGACGTTCCTGGCCACGATGTACACGTCGCGGTGGGCGACGCCGCAGGTGTCGACGGCGCTCCAGCTTTACTTCTACGACCTACCGCTGATGGCCTGGAACgggctgctggaggcgtTTCTGCGTGCCGTCGCTTCcccggcggtgctgcaccggtTGCAGGGGTGGATGGTCGGGGAGACGGTTTTGTACATCGCGGCGTGCTACGTCACGCTAGTTGCCTTTGGAAAGGCGGACTCACAGGGCGAGAGTGTaagcgtgctggtgctgctgaacATCTTCAATACGCTCTGGCGGTGTGGCGTGTCCATTTACCTCCTGGTAAGCTCCCCGGGTGCTGCGGTCGGCGCTGCAACGGCTGCCTCAACTAGTGCCCAAGCCAAAGACGGAGGCGAACCTGCCGCCCCggccctcccttccctcgctCCGCCGTCTCCCATCGTGCACCTGCGTGattttgtttctctctttcccaaGCACGTTCTCGGCTCGATCCTCGGCATCTTTGTTTGTAGCCGTGTGCTGCGTGAGAACTCAGTGGTGACCATCACGGCGGTTGGCTTGGCGTACGCCGCAGTGATTCTTGCCTGGGATGGCGAGGTGCGCCAGCTTCTCGTGACACCGGCGTGGAGCCGTATGCGGCCGCTGTTGCTGGGGGCCCCGATGGCTCGTACGCGGGCCTGACCACCGCCCCTCCGCGAAGTGGGGAATCGCGCAAGAGCATGGCGGCGTGAACCGCTACATGTGTCACGTGTGCACGA from Leishmania major strain Friedlin complete genome, chromosome 28 includes these protein-coding regions:
- a CDS encoding putative dolichyl-P-Man:GDP-Man5GlcNAc2-PP-dolichyl alpha-1,2-mannosyltranslocase (unknown EC_number=3.6.99.-), with translation MTPLAPSSFKGQLLLALMLSIGLKVLTFSLSTILTRLLLPYQNGVYFTFNVYNDAVLFIAREATRNVASRLPIIEPSAEAEDSAEHHGKGGAAHEMSPAERGRAPSAPSASSARTPASLVRVANVRAVVSIAFCSVPLAIVVAAVLEALGTCLGVASFVPSMMQHARASQQVFRKAENASGLDGASTLTGLPFLLLPYMPEMTVVLCAVLMAAVEPCVVLVQSLNLFRVVVLAECATLVARLCTIIGIVYACQRYSAGGRTPHGEVGNGLRTMWEARMALAFGQLAYAITHVIYYSLVLSGLPVARWLGCSTAMEQVRAAALLAHARDMRQSEQDTGAGGSAGDAKAAPSSALAAPLQAGRWATFAFPFCFYSIVDSVAVCRRYAALFSTFLRESLLRLVLSEGESLTLTSLGSETARGYYQLISSLGSLVARLLFRIWENACFVKWSREASLGHRHTAVQLLKLMLRLAFYVSFSFTLLGPPLAKTFLATMYTSRWATPQVSTALQLYFYDLPLMAWNGLLEAFLRAVASPAVLHRLQGWMVGETVLYIAACYVTLVAFGKADSQGESVSVLVLLNIFNTLWRCGVSIYLLVSSPGAAVGAATAASTSAQAKDGGEPAAPALPSLAPPSPIVHLRDFVSLFPKHVLGSILGIFVCSRVLRENSVVTITAVGLAYAAVILAWDGEVRQLLVTPAWSRMRPLLLGAPMARTRA